A part of Microbacterium atlanticum genomic DNA contains:
- a CDS encoding ROK family transcriptional regulator: MELFQLLRDGVPRTRAQLAKSTGLARSTIAARVDELMKMGLIMPVADAASTGGRPPSQFALNPSARVVLAVDVGASHATVAVMDLTGAILASRTEPLAVAEGPETVLSWVVEAARDVLPEAGRDIRSLVAIGIGVPGPVEHSTGQPVNPPIMPGWNRFDVPGWVQQHLQVPVLVDNDVNIMALGERAAAWPATEHLMFVKVATGIGAGVIAGGELQRGAQGVAGDIGHVRVARGSSVPCHCGNQGCLEAIASGPAIARALRSQGVAADSGDDVVALVQRGNLDAIQAVRQAGRDIGEVLTACVSLINPSVIAIGGSMSRVGEHLIAGVREVVYTRSMPLATEHLAIVPSTAAEDAAVMGAGMLAIEHALSPEAFHSLAG; encoded by the coding sequence ATGGAGCTGTTCCAGCTGCTGCGCGACGGCGTGCCCCGCACGCGCGCTCAGCTGGCGAAGTCGACGGGGCTGGCCCGGTCGACCATCGCGGCGCGGGTCGACGAGCTGATGAAGATGGGCCTCATCATGCCGGTGGCGGATGCCGCCTCCACCGGCGGCCGGCCTCCCTCGCAGTTCGCGCTCAACCCGAGTGCGCGGGTCGTGCTGGCCGTCGACGTCGGGGCGTCGCACGCCACCGTCGCGGTGATGGACCTGACGGGGGCGATCCTCGCCTCCCGCACGGAACCCCTCGCGGTCGCCGAGGGCCCCGAGACCGTCCTGTCCTGGGTGGTGGAGGCGGCCCGCGACGTGCTCCCGGAGGCGGGGCGCGACATCCGCTCCCTCGTCGCGATCGGGATCGGCGTGCCCGGCCCGGTCGAGCACTCGACGGGGCAGCCGGTGAACCCGCCGATCATGCCCGGCTGGAACCGGTTCGACGTTCCCGGCTGGGTGCAGCAGCACCTGCAGGTGCCGGTGCTCGTCGACAACGACGTCAACATCATGGCGCTCGGCGAGCGCGCCGCGGCGTGGCCGGCCACCGAGCATCTGATGTTCGTCAAGGTCGCCACCGGCATCGGCGCGGGCGTCATCGCGGGCGGCGAGCTGCAGCGCGGAGCGCAGGGCGTCGCCGGCGACATCGGCCACGTCCGCGTCGCGCGCGGCTCGTCGGTCCCGTGCCACTGCGGCAACCAGGGGTGCCTCGAGGCGATCGCATCCGGACCCGCCATCGCCCGCGCGCTGAGGTCCCAGGGGGTCGCCGCCGACAGCGGCGACGACGTGGTGGCGCTGGTGCAGCGTGGCAACCTCGACGCGATCCAGGCGGTGCGACAGGCCGGACGCGACATCGGCGAGGTGCTGACGGCGTGCGTCAGCCTCATCAACCCGTCCGTCATCGCCATCGGCGGCTCGATGTCGCGTGTCGGGGAGCACCTCATCGCGGGCGTGCGGGAGGTGGTCTACACGCGGTCGATGCCGCTGGCGACCGAGCACCTCGCCATCGTGCCGTCCACCGCGGCCGAGGACGCGGCGGTGATGGGGGCGGGGATGCTGGCCATCGAGCACGCCCTGTCGCCCGAGGCGTTCCACTCGCTCGCCGGCTGA
- a CDS encoding Gfo/Idh/MocA family protein, which produces MTPELRIGILGAGGIAERAMVEPARDAAGVRVVAIGARDPERARAFAERLKLPTHGDYEAILSDPGIDLVYLALPPITHAEWGIRALQAGKHVLCEKPLSANGTTASAIAEAAAAADRRAFVGFHYRLHGFTRRLLEMIASGVLGEVERVDVDFSIPHFVVKPGNIRLDGDLAGGAVMDVGCYAVDLIRAAWGEPVVESAESVLYEDDPRIDLQTDAVLRLPSGAPARVRSSFIGDDKGAMSLVVEGSDARLEATSVIVPQWGATLHVTAGDDVLVVEKAAEGENSYARQLEHLVAVLADGSASILDAERGVGTMRVVDDIYRAAGLEPR; this is translated from the coding sequence ATGACGCCGGAGCTGCGGATCGGGATCCTGGGTGCCGGTGGCATCGCGGAGCGGGCGATGGTGGAGCCCGCCCGCGACGCCGCAGGCGTCCGCGTCGTCGCGATCGGGGCGCGGGACCCGGAGCGCGCCCGCGCCTTCGCCGAGCGGCTGAAGCTGCCCACGCACGGCGACTACGAGGCGATCCTCTCCGACCCGGGGATCGATCTCGTCTACCTCGCACTCCCGCCGATCACGCACGCCGAGTGGGGGATCCGCGCGCTGCAGGCGGGGAAGCACGTGCTGTGCGAGAAGCCGCTGTCGGCCAACGGCACGACCGCGTCCGCCATCGCCGAGGCCGCCGCAGCAGCGGACCGGCGGGCGTTCGTCGGCTTCCACTACCGGCTGCACGGCTTCACGCGGCGTCTGCTCGAGATGATCGCGTCGGGCGTGCTCGGCGAGGTCGAGCGCGTGGACGTCGATTTCAGCATCCCCCACTTCGTCGTGAAGCCGGGAAACATCCGCCTCGACGGCGACCTGGCCGGCGGGGCCGTCATGGACGTCGGATGCTACGCGGTCGACCTCATCCGCGCCGCTTGGGGCGAGCCCGTCGTCGAGTCGGCCGAGTCGGTGCTCTACGAGGACGACCCGCGGATCGACCTGCAGACCGACGCTGTGCTGCGGCTGCCGTCGGGCGCTCCGGCGCGCGTGCGCTCGTCGTTCATCGGCGACGACAAGGGCGCCATGTCGCTCGTGGTGGAGGGGTCGGACGCCCGTCTGGAAGCCACGAGCGTCATCGTGCCGCAGTGGGGCGCGACGCTGCACGTGACCGCGGGGGACGACGTCCTCGTGGTGGAGAAGGCCGCCGAGGGTGAGAACAGCTACGCGCGACAGCTGGAGCACCTCGTCGCCGTGCTCGCGGACGGCTCTGCGAGCATCCTCGACGCCGAGCGCGGCGTCGGCACGATGCGCGTCGTGGACGACATCTACCGCGCCGCGGGCCTCGAGCCCCGCTGA